From a region of the Mucilaginibacter auburnensis genome:
- a CDS encoding alpha/beta family hydrolase encodes MNGKTALIIIERSNAREDYELILKITSELTGLFDHIFSLNVGLPNHEVLLFDNLSRRSKLFFLLRRPLAWPSYIKGIGKSEFDKRCIQLIRQVKLLQKKGFKIILLGRSAGARIATMLADQLCIEKVICMGYPFKNPHQPDEPIRYMHLKELQTPTLILQGINDVYGGLGVHHNYSLSNTIKLDYVNTNHNFNLNQKEMEKVVLHIVSFVADKIDLKKEASVFV; translated from the coding sequence ATGAACGGTAAAACAGCGTTGATCATTATTGAGCGAAGCAACGCCAGGGAAGACTATGAATTAATTTTAAAGATAACATCAGAGCTGACCGGTCTATTTGACCATATCTTTTCATTAAATGTAGGCCTGCCAAATCATGAGGTTTTGCTTTTTGACAACTTAAGCAGGCGAAGTAAATTGTTTTTTTTACTGCGCAGACCGCTAGCCTGGCCCAGTTATATTAAAGGAATAGGGAAAAGTGAATTCGACAAAAGGTGCATACAACTTATACGGCAGGTAAAACTTCTTCAGAAAAAGGGCTTTAAAATTATATTATTGGGCCGATCTGCCGGCGCCAGAATTGCAACCATGCTGGCCGACCAACTGTGTATAGAAAAAGTTATATGCATGGGCTATCCTTTTAAAAACCCCCACCAGCCCGACGAGCCAATAAGGTATATGCATCTAAAAGAACTGCAAACACCAACCCTGATCCTTCAGGGAATAAACGATGTTTACGGCGGGCTTGGTGTTCACCACAACTACTCGCTATCAAATACTATAAAACTTGACTATGTAAACACCAACCACAATTTTAATCTGAATCAAAAGGAAATGGAAAAAGTTGTATTGCATATAGTTTCCTTTGTTGCAGATAAAATAGATTTAAAAAAAGAGGCATCTGTATTTGTCTGA
- a CDS encoding response regulator transcription factor, translating to MGTEKLSVIIADDHTLFINGLRMLLQNEPDIEILDVAADGKELMGLLNTHSPQLILLDINMPGINGLEALKRIKAYHPKIKVIMLSTYNEEQLIEKAKAGGAYGYLFKNVDKTELLSAMHSVVEGGTYFPQKATEIAHNNFDEPDPFLKQFQLTKREMELLQLIKENYTNQQMADKLFLSIYTVETHRKNIMQKLHLKNPVELTKFILQYNL from the coding sequence ATGGGTACTGAAAAACTATCTGTTATTATAGCAGATGACCACACGCTATTTATAAATGGCTTGCGCATGTTGCTGCAAAATGAGCCAGATATTGAAATACTTGATGTTGCTGCTGACGGAAAAGAATTAATGGGTTTGCTTAATACGCACTCACCGCAACTTATTTTGCTGGATATTAATATGCCCGGCATCAATGGCCTTGAGGCCCTTAAACGCATAAAAGCCTATCATCCTAAAATAAAGGTGATCATGCTATCCACCTATAATGAGGAGCAGCTCATTGAAAAAGCTAAGGCAGGCGGAGCATATGGCTATTTATTTAAAAATGTTGACAAAACCGAACTGTTAAGTGCCATGCATTCGGTAGTTGAAGGTGGCACGTACTTTCCGCAAAAAGCTACTGAAATTGCACATAATAACTTTGATGAGCCCGATCCGTTTTTAAAGCAATTTCAACTAACTAAAAGAGAGATGGAGCTGCTACAGCTTATTAAAGAAAACTACACTAACCAGCAAATGGCCGACAAGCTTTTTTTAAGCATTTATACAGTTGAAACCCACAGAAAGAATATTATGCAAAAACTCCACCTGAAAAACCCCGTAGAGCTGACCAAGTTCATTCTGCAATATAATTTATAA
- a CDS encoding BrxA/BrxB family bacilliredoxin — MYPEYLVAPMREELTKVGFEELKDAQAVTNAIESEGTVFVVVNSVCGCAAANARPAARIASQNAKHPNKLVTVFAGMEKEAVDKARNYMLPYPPSSPAMALFKDGKLVHIIERHQIEGRPAQMIADNLINAFDEYC; from the coding sequence ATGTACCCGGAATATTTGGTAGCCCCTATGCGGGAAGAGCTGACCAAAGTTGGTTTTGAAGAATTAAAGGATGCCCAGGCGGTAACCAATGCTATTGAAAGCGAAGGCACCGTGTTTGTTGTGGTTAATTCTGTTTGCGGATGCGCTGCCGCTAATGCACGCCCCGCTGCACGTATTGCAAGTCAAAATGCAAAACATCCTAACAAGCTGGTAACCGTTTTTGCAGGTATGGAGAAAGAGGCTGTTGATAAAGCGCGTAATTATATGCTGCCTTATCCGCCATCGTCGCCGGCAATGGCTTTGTTTAAAGATGGCAAGCTGGTTCACATTATTGAGCGCCACCAAATTGAAGGTCGCCCTGCGCAAATGATAGCAGACAACCTGATCAATGCGTTTGACGAGTACTGCTAA
- a CDS encoding Pycsar system effector family protein, whose amino-acid sequence MNFQQLLHEIKQYTLNYFETHEDATLIYHDIEHTRRVVQQTANIADHYQLSDEDYFVVMAAAWFHDLGYFVNKTEHEENGARMAAEHLQRLGVDEAVIEKIKGCILATKMPQRAVGLLQEIVCDADLFHLGTEQFADRSKLLKKEIEAIKGIKIDKKTWREKNIEMLRSHQYYTDFVKLQVKDQYEKNLQKLLSKQHEEGPEPIQKSDSAIAPQFVATGEKKAKADRPERGIETMFRITSGNNQRLSDMADNKAQILITVNSIILSAIISLVLRKLDEAAFLTIPTLILLSVSLASMIFSILATRPAIPSGVFTQDDIDSKRVNLLFFGNFYKMHLEEYAAGMQKVMDDKEFLYGTLVRDVYSQGVVLGRKYRLLRVAYNVFMFGLIISVLAYIIALIINNHLS is encoded by the coding sequence ATGAATTTTCAGCAATTACTGCATGAGATAAAACAATACACTTTAAATTACTTTGAAACGCATGAAGACGCTACGCTCATTTACCATGATATTGAGCATACCCGCCGTGTAGTGCAGCAAACCGCCAATATTGCGGATCATTACCAGTTAAGCGACGAAGATTACTTTGTGGTAATGGCAGCCGCGTGGTTTCATGACCTGGGCTACTTTGTAAACAAGACCGAGCACGAAGAGAATGGTGCCCGCATGGCTGCCGAGCATCTTCAGCGTTTAGGTGTGGATGAAGCTGTAATTGAAAAAATTAAAGGCTGCATACTGGCAACCAAAATGCCACAACGTGCTGTGGGTTTACTACAGGAGATTGTTTGTGATGCAGACCTTTTCCATTTAGGCACTGAGCAATTTGCTGATCGCAGCAAGCTATTGAAGAAAGAAATAGAAGCGATAAAAGGTATTAAAATTGACAAGAAAACATGGCGCGAGAAGAACATAGAAATGCTTCGGTCGCACCAGTATTATACAGATTTTGTAAAGTTGCAGGTGAAAGATCAATACGAGAAGAACCTGCAAAAGCTGCTAAGTAAACAGCATGAAGAAGGGCCTGAGCCTATTCAAAAAAGCGATTCGGCTATTGCTCCGCAATTTGTGGCTACGGGAGAGAAGAAGGCAAAAGCCGACCGGCCCGAACGGGGTATAGAAACCATGTTCCGCATAACGTCAGGCAATAACCAACGCCTGAGCGACATGGCCGATAATAAGGCGCAGATACTCATCACAGTAAATTCAATCATACTTTCGGCCATTATAAGTTTGGTGTTAAGAAAGTTAGATGAAGCCGCGTTCTTAACCATACCAACTTTAATATTGCTCAGCGTAAGTTTAGCATCCATGATATTCTCCATACTGGCTACCCGCCCGGCCATACCAAGTGGCGTTTTTACGCAGGATGATATTGATAGCAAACGTGTAAACTTGTTGTTCTTTGGCAACTTTTACAAAATGCACCTGGAAGAATATGCTGCCGGGATGCAAAAGGTGATGGACGACAAAGAGTTTTTATACGGCACGCTGGTGCGCGATGTTTATTCTCAAGGTGTAGTGCTGGGGCGTAAATATCGATTGTTAAGGGTTGCTTATAATGTATTTATGTTTGGGTTGATCATATCTGTATTGGCTTACATCATAGCGTTGATAATCAACAATCATTTGTCATAA
- a CDS encoding tetratricopeptide repeat-containing sensor histidine kinase — protein MKKALLAAKAETKASTLHELGESYLSIKQRDSAAQYFNRALAFATRYNDSPTAIKAFSALGFIAEANKDYTNAIDYYRRAYDISDSVRIAKKAKDNTPEVYSNNFMMDVMGSIKQSAQTTEQILKTIADKKALNDTLALSINYFNLGLLYKSRQMYDKALNAFKTSLDYAGQINYAEMQLSAVNQIADLYEFNGEYSEALTYLKKRAEINTLLNSPKAKTAVELQASMDKREAELLHQKLEITQRTYWIVGISLLVVLLLVIGLIYYRQTQLRQRNIAMQAIIATEESERQRIARDLHDSVSQTMSAAKINLSIIGSEMTFKDEEQRLRFYKVVGMVDDGFKEVRTISHNMMPWALHKTGLSKVISQFIGNIENGTISFNFFSRGFDEPFNDQLELILYRVLQESVNNVIKHAGANRVDIALIKDESSISLTIEDNGKGFDASHPDFKAGMGLGNLRSRINYLKGKVEVDSQPGRGALVSVYIPLNAL, from the coding sequence TTGAAAAAAGCACTATTAGCTGCAAAGGCCGAAACAAAGGCATCAACACTGCATGAGTTGGGTGAAAGCTATCTAAGCATTAAACAGCGTGATTCTGCTGCTCAATACTTCAATAGGGCTTTGGCGTTTGCCACAAGGTACAATGATAGCCCCACAGCTATAAAGGCGTTTTCTGCCCTTGGTTTTATTGCTGAAGCAAATAAAGATTACACCAATGCCATTGATTATTACCGGCGGGCCTATGATATAAGTGACTCTGTACGGATCGCGAAAAAGGCTAAAGACAATACGCCGGAGGTATATAGCAATAATTTTATGATGGACGTAATGGGGAGCATTAAACAATCTGCCCAAACAACCGAACAAATATTAAAAACCATTGCCGACAAAAAAGCGCTTAACGATACACTCGCCTTAAGTATAAATTATTTTAACCTTGGCTTGTTATACAAAAGCCGGCAAATGTATGATAAAGCATTAAACGCGTTTAAAACCAGTTTGGATTATGCGGGCCAAATCAACTACGCCGAAATGCAGTTAAGTGCGGTAAATCAGATTGCCGACCTTTACGAGTTTAACGGTGAATACTCGGAAGCGCTGACATACTTAAAAAAGCGCGCGGAAATAAATACGTTGCTTAATTCGCCGAAAGCCAAAACTGCCGTTGAGTTGCAGGCTAGTATGGATAAGCGCGAAGCAGAACTTTTGCACCAGAAACTGGAAATAACACAACGAACATACTGGATAGTAGGCATTTCTTTATTAGTGGTTTTGTTGCTCGTTATCGGGTTGATTTATTACCGGCAAACGCAATTGAGGCAGCGCAATATTGCCATGCAGGCCATTATTGCCACAGAGGAAAGCGAGCGCCAGCGGATTGCGCGCGATCTGCACGACAGTGTAAGTCAAACCATGTCGGCAGCTAAAATTAATCTAAGCATAATTGGCAGCGAAATGACCTTTAAAGACGAAGAGCAACGCCTTCGCTTTTACAAGGTTGTTGGCATGGTTGACGATGGCTTTAAAGAAGTGCGCACCATATCACACAACATGATGCCCTGGGCATTGCACAAAACCGGGCTGTCAAAAGTGATCAGTCAGTTTATTGGTAATATAGAAAACGGCACCATCAGCTTTAATTTTTTTAGCAGAGGATTTGACGAGCCGTTCAATGATCAGCTTGAACTTATACTTTATCGCGTTTTGCAGGAAAGCGTAAATAACGTAATTAAGCACGCCGGAGCTAACAGGGTAGATATAGCCCTGATAAAAGATGAGAGCAGCATAAGCCTTACCATTGAAGATAACGGCAAAGGCTTTGATGCCAGCCATCCTGATTTTAAAGCAGGTATGGGTTTAGGTAACCTGCGGTCGCGCATCAACTATTTAAAAGGTAAGGTCGAGGTTGATTCGCAACCTGGCAGAGGAGCGTTGGTATCTGTTTATATTCCGCTTAACGCTTTATAA
- the rlmF gene encoding 23S rRNA (adenine(1618)-N(6))-methyltransferase RlmF — MSSAPGKKITEKENLHPRNVHRAGYDFKQLCKGSPALKKFVSVNPYGDEAIDFSNPEAVKALNKALLKQYYGVNHWDIPEGYLCPPIPGRADYIHYVADLLAELNGGEVPTGNKIQVLDIGMGANCIYPLIGSKVYNWEFVGTDIDPVAISSAENIAAMNPGFKDKMEFRLQNNKSHIFAGMVKRTEGFDISMCNPPFHASLQEAQISTATKWKKLGFDKQASALNFGGQKNELWCYGGEAGFIRRMVEQSTVVGQQILWFSTLVSKKDTLPVIYKLLKQVNALDVRTITMTHGQKTSRIVAWTFLTPQQQVEWKNKFWYD; from the coding sequence ATGTCTTCAGCGCCAGGAAAAAAAATCACCGAGAAAGAAAATCTGCATCCACGCAATGTTCACCGTGCGGGGTATGATTTTAAGCAACTGTGCAAGGGCAGTCCGGCTTTAAAAAAGTTTGTATCGGTAAACCCCTACGGCGATGAAGCCATTGATTTTAGCAACCCCGAAGCGGTTAAAGCTTTAAACAAGGCGCTGCTGAAACAATATTACGGGGTTAACCATTGGGATATTCCAGAAGGTTACCTGTGCCCGCCCATACCCGGCCGCGCCGATTATATCCACTACGTTGCCGACTTACTGGCCGAACTGAACGGCGGCGAGGTGCCCACCGGCAATAAGATACAGGTGCTGGATATTGGCATGGGCGCCAACTGTATTTATCCGCTAATTGGCAGCAAGGTGTACAACTGGGAGTTTGTGGGTACAGATATTGACCCGGTGGCTATCAGTTCGGCAGAGAACATTGCGGCCATGAACCCCGGGTTTAAGGATAAGATGGAGTTCAGGCTGCAGAACAACAAGTCGCACATATTTGCCGGCATGGTTAAACGGACCGAGGGTTTCGACATCAGCATGTGTAACCCGCCGTTCCACGCGTCGTTACAGGAAGCGCAGATCTCAACCGCTACCAAATGGAAAAAGCTGGGCTTTGACAAACAGGCCTCGGCCCTCAACTTCGGCGGACAAAAAAACGAGCTGTGGTGCTATGGCGGCGAGGCGGGCTTTATCCGCCGCATGGTGGAGCAAAGCACCGTAGTGGGGCAACAGATACTATGGTTCAGTACGTTGGTATCAAAAAAAGATACGTTGCCGGTTATTTATAAGTTGTTGAAGCAAGTAAACGCACTGGATGTACGCACCATCACCATGACGCATGGCCAAAAAACAAGCCGTATTGTAGCCTGGACCTTTTTAACCCCGCAGCAACAGGTGGAGTGGAAGAACAAGTTTTGGTATGATTAA
- the carB gene encoding carbamoyl-phosphate synthase large subunit: MPKDNSIKSILIIGSGPIIIGQACEFDYAGSQAALSLKDEGIKVSIINSNPATIMTDKVIADHVYLLPLEPESIEKVLQEQQIDAVLPTMGGQTALNLCIACAERGIWEKYNTKIVGVDLAAIEKTENREAFRQLMVDIGVGVAKSKIANSFLEGKEAAQEIGFPLVIRPSYTLGGKGAGFVHKKEDFDQALSRGLQASPTHEVLVEQAVLGWKEYELELLRDGNDNVIIICSIENFDPMGIHTGDSITVAPAMTLSDRCYQEMRNQAIKMMRAIGNFAGGCNVQFSVNPANEEIIAIEINPRVSRSSALASKATGYPIAKIAAKLAIGYNLDEIENQITKTTSAYFEPTLDYVIVKIPRWNFDKFKGANRQLGLQMKSVGEVMGIGRSFIEALQKACQSLEIGRAGLGADGRQSRNLEEIMHSLENPSWDRLFHIYDALSLGVPIESVRKATKIDRWFLNQIMEVVTLENELRRYSLNNIPQDFLYTLKQKGFSDQQIAYILTNTTEEQVYQRRKELGIRRVYKMVDTCAAEFPAKTPYYYSTYEGENESVVSDKKKIIVLGSGPNRIGQGIEFDYSCVHGLLAAKESGFEAIMINCNPETVSTDFNMADKLYFEPVFWEHVREIIDLEQPYGVIVQLGGQTALKMAEKMHEHGIRIIGTSFPDMDIAEDRGRFSDLLKELEIPYPKYGVAESAEEALEVAHQVGYPVLVRPSYVLGGQGMSIVINDEELEKAVVSLLKNLPGNRVLIDHFLDRAGEAESDSICDGEDVHIIGLMEHIEPAGVHSGDSYSVLPPFDLKEEVIKKMEEYTEKIAKALNVSGLLNIQFAIKNDNVYVIEANPRASRTVPFIAKAYDVPYINIAAKVMLGVNKLKDFTIERKLWGYAIKEPVFSFDKFPEVEKQLGPEMKSTGEAIRFIPNLQDPYFRHLYKEKSMYLSK, encoded by the coding sequence ATGCCAAAAGACAACTCCATTAAATCAATCCTCATTATCGGTTCGGGTCCTATTATTATTGGTCAGGCCTGCGAGTTTGATTACGCCGGTTCGCAAGCCGCGTTATCGCTAAAAGACGAAGGTATCAAGGTTTCTATCATCAATAGCAACCCGGCTACCATCATGACCGATAAGGTTATTGCCGACCATGTTTACCTGCTGCCGCTTGAGCCGGAAAGCATTGAAAAGGTTTTACAGGAACAGCAAATTGACGCGGTACTGCCTACCATGGGTGGCCAAACCGCGCTTAACCTGTGTATTGCCTGCGCCGAGCGAGGCATCTGGGAAAAATACAATACCAAAATTGTAGGTGTTGACCTGGCAGCCATCGAGAAAACCGAGAACCGCGAGGCTTTCCGCCAACTGATGGTTGATATTGGTGTGGGTGTGGCTAAATCAAAAATTGCCAACTCATTTTTAGAAGGTAAAGAAGCCGCGCAGGAAATTGGTTTCCCGCTGGTTATTCGCCCAAGCTACACGCTGGGTGGTAAAGGCGCAGGCTTTGTGCATAAAAAAGAAGATTTTGACCAGGCTTTGAGCCGTGGTTTACAGGCATCGCCAACCCATGAGGTTTTGGTGGAGCAAGCGGTATTGGGCTGGAAAGAGTATGAGTTAGAGTTGCTGCGCGATGGTAACGACAACGTGATCATTATCTGCTCTATCGAAAACTTTGACCCGATGGGCATCCACACCGGCGACTCGATAACCGTGGCCCCGGCCATGACCCTAAGCGACCGCTGCTACCAGGAAATGCGTAACCAGGCCATCAAAATGATGCGTGCCATTGGTAACTTCGCGGGTGGCTGTAACGTGCAGTTCTCGGTTAACCCGGCTAATGAGGAGATCATCGCTATCGAGATCAACCCAAGGGTATCGCGCTCATCAGCTTTGGCATCGAAAGCTACAGGTTATCCTATCGCTAAAATTGCAGCCAAACTGGCCATAGGTTACAACCTTGACGAAATAGAAAATCAGATCACCAAAACAACATCGGCTTACTTTGAGCCAACGCTTGACTACGTAATTGTTAAAATACCACGCTGGAACTTTGATAAATTTAAAGGCGCTAACCGTCAGTTAGGTCTGCAAATGAAATCGGTAGGTGAGGTAATGGGCATAGGCCGCAGCTTTATTGAGGCCTTGCAAAAAGCTTGTCAGAGCTTGGAGATCGGTCGTGCCGGTTTAGGTGCTGATGGCCGTCAAAGCCGCAACCTGGAAGAAATTATGCACAGTCTGGAAAACCCAAGCTGGGACAGACTATTCCATATCTACGATGCCCTGAGCCTGGGTGTGCCAATTGAGTCGGTACGTAAAGCTACTAAGATAGACCGCTGGTTCCTGAACCAGATCATGGAAGTGGTAACATTAGAGAATGAGTTGCGCCGCTACTCATTAAACAACATCCCGCAAGACTTCCTATATACCCTTAAACAAAAAGGATTTTCAGATCAGCAGATCGCTTATATATTAACCAACACTACCGAGGAGCAGGTTTACCAGCGCCGTAAGGAGTTGGGCATCCGTCGCGTGTACAAAATGGTTGATACCTGCGCTGCCGAGTTCCCGGCTAAAACACCTTACTACTACTCAACTTACGAAGGTGAGAACGAGTCGGTAGTGTCCGATAAGAAAAAGATCATTGTATTAGGCTCTGGTCCAAACCGTATTGGTCAGGGTATAGAGTTTGATTACAGCTGCGTACACGGTTTGTTGGCCGCTAAAGAATCAGGCTTCGAGGCTATCATGATCAACTGTAACCCCGAGACCGTATCAACCGACTTTAACATGGCTGATAAGCTGTACTTTGAGCCGGTGTTCTGGGAGCATGTGCGCGAGATCATTGACCTGGAGCAGCCTTACGGTGTGATTGTTCAGCTGGGTGGTCAAACTGCGTTGAAAATGGCTGAGAAAATGCATGAGCATGGCATTCGCATCATTGGTACATCGTTCCCAGATATGGATATTGCCGAGGACCGGGGCCGTTTCTCAGACCTGTTGAAAGAATTAGAAATTCCATATCCAAAATATGGTGTTGCCGAAAGCGCTGAAGAAGCTTTGGAGGTTGCACATCAGGTTGGTTACCCGGTACTGGTGCGCCCGAGCTACGTATTAGGCGGCCAGGGCATGAGCATTGTTATCAACGACGAAGAGTTGGAAAAAGCGGTTGTTAGCCTGTTGAAAAACCTGCCGGGCAATCGTGTATTGATCGACCACTTCCTGGATAGAGCAGGAGAGGCGGAATCAGATTCAATTTGCGATGGCGAGGATGTGCACATCATTGGTTTAATGGAGCACATTGAGCCGGCCGGTGTTCACTCTGGCGACTCGTACTCCGTATTACCTCCGTTTGATCTGAAAGAAGAAGTGATCAAAAAGATGGAAGAGTACACAGAGAAAATCGCGAAAGCACTTAATGTTAGCGGTTTGCTGAACATTCAGTTCGCTATCAAAAATGATAATGTGTATGTGATAGAGGCTAATCCGCGTGCATCACGTACGGTGCCTTTTATCGCTAAAGCTTATGACGTGCCATACATTAACATTGCTGCTAAAGTTATGCTGGGAGTAAACAAACTGAAAGACTTCACCATTGAGCGCAAATTATGGGGTTACGCTATTAAGGAACCTGTGTTCTCTTTTGATAAGTTCCCTGAGGTAGAAAAACAACTGGGCCCGGAAATGAAATCTACAGGTGAGGCTATACGCTTTATTCCTAACCTGCAGGACCCTTACTTCAGGCACTTGTACAAAGAGAAGTCAATGTACCTGAGCAAGTAG
- a CDS encoding M1 family metallopeptidase, with product MKRNIVPGLLAGMFLAGALLQPAVAQQAAPQEAASKVYRATYPRINDLIHTKLDVRFDYKKRYMYGKEWVTLKPHFYPTDTLRLDAKGMDIKALAVVKDGKNIPLKYKYDSLTLAITLDKVYRNNEKYTIYIDYTSKPNELKVKGSAAINDAKGLYFINPDGTEKDKPTQIWTQGETESSSAWFPTIESGSQKTTEEISMTVPAKYVTLSNGKLTAQKANADGTRTDTWKMDLPHSPYLFMMAVGDFKIYRDKWRDKPVDYYLEAKYAPYAKDIFGLTPEMMEFFSKTLGVDYPWNKYAQIVVRDYVSGAMENTTATLHGSYVQATKRELMDTYYGQGPSTIAHELFHQWFGDYVTAESWSNLTVNESFADFSETLWAEYKYGKDEGAAHIHQDMMNYLRSPDAKTKNLVRFYYDDKEDVFDVVTYQKGGRILYMLRNYLGNEAFYKGLNIYLKSNAFKAGEAHQLRLALEEASGLDLNWFFNQWYYGAGHPQLNISYKWDAATKTQTVYLAQTQAGDAFILPMAIDIYAGGKKTRHSVWMRSKADTLTFTSAVKPDLVNVDGDKVLLAEKKDAKSLTEFAFQYANAPLYLDRLEAIQAAAAAQSEKEAQGILIAALKDKYYGLRATAISALNMTNDQVRNAAQPILVELAQSDPNTIVRASAIGVLGRLKAAGMMNLFKDALKSESYAVQGSALSAINQLDSPQAFQLAKGFEKDNKGALTAAILNIYALNGSDAEWPFVYEQYKEAGAQVKYNLAKSIGTMAGKLNSSAYAQEAIEALKEFGLQYKAQIGPNIVTVIEGVKAARTQKNDTASVTAADAAIKAINAK from the coding sequence ATGAAAAGAAACATTGTTCCCGGCTTATTAGCCGGTATGTTCCTTGCGGGTGCGCTGTTACAACCAGCCGTTGCCCAGCAGGCCGCGCCACAAGAGGCTGCTTCAAAAGTTTACCGCGCAACTTATCCCCGCATTAATGATCTTATCCACACCAAACTTGATGTGCGCTTTGATTACAAAAAGCGTTACATGTATGGTAAAGAGTGGGTAACCTTAAAACCGCATTTTTATCCAACCGATACTTTAAGGCTTGATGCTAAAGGCATGGATATTAAAGCCCTTGCTGTAGTAAAAGATGGTAAAAACATTCCCCTTAAATACAAATATGATAGCCTTACGCTGGCTATTACCTTAGATAAGGTGTATCGTAACAACGAAAAGTATACCATTTACATTGACTATACTTCAAAGCCTAACGAGTTAAAAGTAAAAGGCAGCGCGGCTATCAATGATGCTAAAGGTCTGTACTTTATTAACCCGGACGGTACCGAAAAAGATAAACCAACGCAGATCTGGACGCAGGGCGAGACAGAAAGTTCATCAGCATGGTTCCCTACCATTGAAAGCGGTTCGCAAAAAACTACAGAAGAGATCAGCATGACTGTTCCTGCTAAGTATGTAACGCTGTCAAACGGTAAGTTAACTGCGCAAAAGGCCAATGCTGATGGTACCCGTACTGATACCTGGAAAATGGACCTGCCGCATTCACCGTATTTATTTATGATGGCTGTTGGCGACTTTAAAATTTACCGCGACAAATGGCGCGACAAACCGGTTGATTATTACCTGGAGGCAAAATACGCGCCTTATGCGAAAGATATTTTTGGTTTAACGCCTGAAATGATGGAGTTCTTTTCAAAAACATTAGGTGTTGATTATCCGTGGAACAAATACGCACAGATAGTGGTACGCGATTATGTGAGCGGTGCAATGGAAAACACTACGGCTACCTTGCACGGCAGTTACGTACAGGCCACCAAACGTGAGTTGATGGATACTTACTACGGTCAGGGTCCAAGCACTATAGCGCATGAGTTATTCCACCAGTGGTTTGGTGATTACGTTACCGCTGAAAGCTGGAGTAATCTTACCGTAAATGAATCATTTGCTGATTTTAGCGAGACCTTATGGGCCGAATACAAATACGGTAAAGACGAAGGTGCAGCGCACATTCACCAGGACATGATGAACTACCTTCGTTCTCCTGATGCTAAAACCAAAAATCTGGTACGTTTTTATTATGATGATAAGGAAGATGTGTTTGATGTAGTTACCTACCAAAAAGGTGGTCGTATTTTATATATGCTACGTAACTACTTGGGTAATGAAGCTTTTTATAAAGGCTTAAATATTTACCTGAAAAGCAATGCTTTCAAAGCCGGTGAGGCACATCAGTTGCGTTTAGCTTTAGAAGAAGCAAGCGGTTTAGATCTGAACTGGTTCTTTAACCAATGGTATTACGGAGCCGGACATCCACAATTAAACATCAGCTACAAATGGGATGCAGCTACAAAAACACAAACTGTTTATTTAGCGCAAACCCAAGCCGGCGATGCCTTTATTTTGCCAATGGCCATTGATATTTATGCCGGTGGCAAAAAAACACGTCACAGTGTTTGGATGCGCAGTAAAGCCGATACTTTAACTTTTACATCAGCAGTAAAGCCTGATCTGGTAAATGTTGATGGCGATAAAGTGTTATTGGCCGAAAAGAAAGACGCAAAATCATTAACAGAGTTTGCTTTCCAGTACGCTAATGCTCCATTATACCTTGACCGTTTGGAGGCTATACAGGCAGCAGCAGCGGCGCAGAGTGAAAAAGAGGCACAAGGTATTTTAATTGCCGCACTGAAAGATAAATATTATGGTTTACGCGCTACCGCTATATCGGCCTTGAACATGACCAATGACCAGGTACGTAATGCAGCGCAGCCAATTTTGGTTGAGCTGGCACAATCAGACCCTAATACAATTGTGCGTGCATCAGCAATAGGCGTGTTAGGTCGCCTAAAGGCAGCAGGCATGATGAACCTGTTTAAAGATGCACTAAAAAGCGAATCATACGCTGTGCAAGGTTCTGCGTTAAGCGCAATTAACCAATTGGATAGCCCACAAGCATTTCAGTTAGCCAAAGGCTTTGAAAAAGATAACAAAGGGGCGCTTACTGCAGCCATTTTAAATATTTATGCTTTGAACGGCAGCGATGCCGAGTGGCCGTTTGTTTACGAGCAATACAAAGAGGCAGGCGCGCAGGTTAAATATAATCTGGCCAAATCAATAGGCACAATGGCGGGTAAGTTAAACAGTTCAGCTTACGCACAGGAAGCTATTGAGGCGCTTAAAGAGTTTGGCTTACAGTACAAAGCTCAAATAGGCCCCAACATTGTAACTGTAATAGAAGGCGTAAAAGCGGCTCGTACGCAGAAAAATGATACAGCATCAGTAACAGCAGCTGATGCAGCAATTAAAGCTATAAACGCTAAATAA